From Jaculus jaculus isolate mJacJac1 chromosome 19, mJacJac1.mat.Y.cur, whole genome shotgun sequence, a single genomic window includes:
- the Ngf gene encoding beta-nerve growth factor gives MSMLFYTLITAFLIGIQAEPYTDSNVPAGDSVPQAHWTKLQHSLDTALRRARSVPAAPIAARVTGQSRNITVDPRLFKRRRLRSPRVLFSTQPPPVSADSLDPDFQAHGTISFNRTHRSKRSSTHPVFHMGEFSVCDSVSVWVGDKTTATDIKGKEVTVLGEVNINNSVFKQYFFETKCRDPNPVESGCRGIDSKHWNSYCTTTHTFVKALTTDDKQAAWRFIRIDTACVCVLSRKAARRG, from the coding sequence ATGTCCATGTTGTTCTACACTCTGATCACAGCTTTTTTGATCGGCATACAGGCAGAACCATACACAGACAGCAATGTCCCTGCAGGAGATTCTGTCCCCCAAGCCCACTGGACTAAGCTTCAGCATTCCCTTGACACAGCCCTCCGCAGAGCCCGCAGTGTTCCTGCTGCACCAATAGCTGCCCGTGTGACGGGGCAGAGCCGCAACATCACTGTGGACCCCAGACTGTTTAAGAGACGGCGACTGCGCTCCCCCCGCGTGCTGTTCAGCACCCAGCCCCCGCCCGTCTCTGCGGACTCTCTGGACCCGGACTTCCAGGCCCATGGTACCATCTCCTTCAACAGGACTCACAGGAGCAAGCGGTCATCCACCCACCCAGTCTTCCACATGGGGGAGTTCTCGGTGTGTGACAGTGTCAGCGTGTGGGTTGGGGATAAGACCACCGCCACGGACATCAAGGGCAAGGAGGTGACGGTGCTGGGAGAGGTGAACATTAATAACAGTGTATTCAAACAGTACTTTTTTGAGACCAAGTGCCGGGACCCCAATCCCGTTGAGAGCGGGTGCCGGGGCATTGACTCCAAGCACTGGAACTCCTACTGCACCACGACCCACACCTTCGTCAAGGCGCTGACCACGGATGACAAGCAGGCTGCCTGGAGGTTCATCCGGATCGACACGGCCTGCGTGTGCGTGCTCAGCAGGAAGGCTGCGAGAAGAGGTTAA